The nucleotide window ACTtaagagattaaaataaaatcatcatccatctaataaataaattatctCTGAGGATGGTGACAGCTCAGGAAGGTCTTCAGCATCATATGTCCATGGAAGACACTGGGCTGGTTGAGGGTTTCATGACAGAGGACTGGTATGGCTCCTCCTCCACTGGTGTCTTCATGTAGCAAAAAGCAGTGACGCTTTTTTCCACCATTTTCCCCAATAAGCAgataagaaaaaaactgtaacaaTTATAGGAACTCCAGTGTCGGGCACGATGGAGACTTGTGGGGAGACAGGTCTGGTATCCGTAACTGGCAGaacacacctacacacacctgGATGCAGATGACGAAGCACATAGGTCATTAGGTAAATAGGAGGTCCACCCCATGCCATTCATTTCTAACCAGTCTTTAAACTGTGGTCCACCGATTTCTTCTCCAGGTCACATCGGATAACCCCAAGCAGACAGAGTTCTGGACAGAATTTTGAAGGAAGGCCCACATAAGACAAAAAGCCTGCACAGGCGATGGCAGGCGGAGAAGGAAGGGCCTGCTGACCCACGCCTGGCAGCCCTGGCTGTGCCGAACTCAAAAAGTCCTTTTTCCCTCTGGCTGCTGCAGGCCACCTGGCAGAACTCCTCCTCTGGGCTCTTCAGACcactggaaggaaggaaaaacaggTTAAGCTCTGCAGGCCACACTCCAGCcaggctgggaaaactggcatgGGGCAGAAACTTGGGGATGCACCAGCCCAAGTCACTGGATTCTCTTGGGCAGTCAAGTCCACATTCTGCTGGTTCGACCACAGGGGCAGGAGCTCCTGAATCTGTGCTTTCAGCaccaaaggaaagaaggaaacaggGACACACACCGTGTGAAGGCCTTCATTCAACTGGAGGTGATTCAGCCCGGTCTGCAGCCAGCTCCCTCATCAGCAGCGGCTTAGTGGGCAGCTCATGAGCTGGTCAAGGGCTCTGGCAGCAGAATGGCTTCCTCTAAGGCCGTTGTTTCTCAATGGTTGGGCCCTGAGGGTATCCTCTGTGCCTGTCACGGGGAAGCAGGGTGCACCCAGTCCCCAGCAGCTCCAGAGTCCAGTCCAGCCTGGACATCTTCCTGCACTGGTCTCTCCCGGGTCCCCTGGAGGTGGAGCATACCCATCATCTTAAGAAGAGGGGGCTTTAGCCTTGGTGGCCATCTCTGCAAGGTCAGACCCATCGCTGGGTTCAAAGCCAATATTCTCTCAAAATGTAGGTAAAGAAGTGACATTAACAAGAAATTTACTCCACCCTAAATGACTCTGCCAAGGTGCAGACTGAGGGTACAAAAATACtatcaattttcttaaaaagtcatacacagtttttttctgttggtgttaaaagacaaaacaaaaatgtttatcttCATCAGCTCAATGCATGGTCCCCTGAGGGAGCGGAGGAAATGGGAGTGGGGACTTCAGAGGCCCTGGGTCTCATCCTAGCTCCCCCAGGGACTCAGACCTTCAACACAGGTCTTTGGCAGACTCAGTTTACCCACACCCTCCTCAAGACTACTGAGAGGATCAATGAATTCGCACCTTCCTAAATCAAAACAACCGCTCACATACAATTACTTTGGCTCTTGAAATGAAGATCAAGTAAATGGCGGTCCCTTGCCTTCAGTTCCCTCCAGGTCAGATCACCAGGAGGCCGAAGGAACACAGCAGGTACTTTTCTCCCTGACCACTCCACCTTGAGCTGACTGTTTAGTAGAGAAGCGACCCTCAGGTGGATGAGGCTGGGGTGATTGTCTCTTGACGAACCACTTCCTAAAAAGGAACGCTAAGTTTATGACAGTCTTTTTGGTCAAACAAGCATTGCAGAAACTCATTCATATGTGACTTTTCAGAGCCTGTCTGGATTAATTTGCTATTTGACTCCAGGAGCCCGGAGCTAGGGATGCTTGGAGAAGGCTCTGGAGATGTGAGTCTGGCATCCTAGCCAGATGTCCAATCTTTTTCATGGATGTTGGAGAAAGTATTCATGGAACAATGGCAAGCTGAATGAAGATCACAGGATTCTAAGAGTTCAGAGTCCTTCAAGTCCTTCTAAAAGCCGCATCTCTCATTTCATTGATGGGAAAGTGAAGATGATTtctcaagagaaagagaaagaatgtctGTTGTGTGTCTCCAGTCTGTGATACACCAGGTTCTTTATCTCAGTACTTATTTAATTTGCACGACATCTTTttaatgagaaaaccaaggctcagagacatTAAGTTACTTGTTAAAGGTCACATGTAAGGATAACAGAGCTACCTTCTGAGGAAAAGACACATTGGAATAAACTGAATCTGACTTGGTAGGATAAAtgtcctcttctttttctcccttctttctgctTCACCCTCCAAGAACTTCTGCCCTGACTTGGAGAAGGTAGACCTTTTCTCTACCCAACAGTGTCTCCCGAGTACCTCCCTCGAGGCAGCCTCCTCACCTGTTTCTGAGTGGCAGCAAGCAGTCCGTCCCTTCAGGAGGGCGCTGGGCTTCTCATGCCGGCAGACGAGCGCCTGGCACCACTCGCAGTGTTTCCGGACCTCGCAGCAGCTGCAAAGGTGCAGAGAACACGGGCTGGGTAGGAGCCCGGCAGGAGTGCCCAGCTGGTGCAGCGTCTGCCGGAGGGGCCTGCCGGGCTGCTCCGGGCTCTAACCCATCCTTCCCCTGGAGCTTCCAGAGGGACAATCACAGCACAGGGCTGAGGGCTTTGCAAGGAGGTGGCCTTTGGGGCCACTCATGGAAGGATCTGTTGGCCACCCCAAAGACCGGCTCTGCGTGGCTGCTCCTCTCTGGGTTGGCCAAACGGGCTCCAGTAGACAGAGGGGACCggtcactccccacccccacctgcaccCCGGCAGCCCAGCTGTTTGCTCCATAAAGCAGCAGTTGGGTCACTTAGAACCACTGTCAGGACTGGGCCAAAACAGCCACTTCAGGCTGGCAGGGCTGTGAAGGCTCGGGACGGGGGTCATCCATCAGGAGCAGCCAGCAAGCAGTAAAGCAGGGACTGTGGGCAGACGGCATGGACCCACGGAAGGAATGAAAGAACGAGCCAAGCAACTCCATGGCTTCAGATCTTTTTCCGCAGACTAACACTCTGGTCGTGGCAAACCCATCCTCTCAGTGCACCTGCTACCCATATTTCCAGGGAATATcaggccagtattctggcccaatACTGGAAATACAACCCTCGGGTCTCTCCCTTTGCAGAGCAGTCCAATTGGGAGATACAGACAAGCAAATGAGGCTAAGAACACCCAAAAAGGGgttcaggaaggcttcctggaagatgCCAGGCAGCGACTGAGGTctggaggaagggaagagggagtAACAGCAACGGTGGCTTTAGGATTTGCAGAGAGGAAGTGTGACTGTTAACTGCACACAGGAGGCTCGGAGCCTTTTCCAATTCCCTCTGGAACCCCTGCACACCCCCATCACAACAGTGAAGGCTCCAAGCCTTTGGCTCTGCTTCCAGTCAGAGCTCTGCTCTGACCCATTTGATGGAGATCTCCCGGGCTGTGTGCCCTTCACACCACTCAGCTTTCACTAAAATCCCTCTTCACTTTGCTAACACCAATCAGACATCACAGCGGTAAACTGCCGAGGTGGTCCTGCTATCTGGGAGCGCTGCAGATGGCCCCGGGAAGGCAGGCAGGTGGGGGACCCGGGCTCAGGGGCAGTGAAGACTTACTGTATCAGCACACACGTGATGATGAGGACAGCCAGGGCCACGATGGAGACCACCACCAAGGCAGTGATGGCCTGCTTCTTCTGGCTGGCAGCCACCACGGCCAGGAGGTCTGCGTGTTCACAGCGTGCACCGACGTACCCAGAGTGGCAGCTGAGGAAGACAGGGACATCAGCGCCCTCTCCGGGCAGAGGTCTCATTCGCCTCACTCCCCAGGAGGACTGGACTGGAGAGACCCAAGTCCTACAAAAAAGCCCAAAGGGGCCCCGCCAGCCTTGCCTACTGGAGGCAAAGGTGTCGGTAAAATCGCTCCGACTCCCCCGCATAGGTTTCTCTTGCTTGGAGAACAAGGTAACTCATCAGCTTATCATCTGCGGAGGCAAGGTGCTACTGAAGCACTTTGTTATCATGGTTACTATGCCAGATCCTGGGGGAGTGAGGAAGGCAGCAAATGTGTCTAGGACGTGAAGCTCATTTTGGCAGTTCATAAAAACCCAggttatttttaaactaaatgtgTGTATTCAGAATTCCCAGtgatgagagaaagaaaacacgCTAAACCAGCAGGAGACAAAGACTGTGGcttgatttttatcttctttgtcaGGGTTCATTAGTCCTGCAAGCATTTACCAGGCGATCCAGCGCACAGGGGCACGTACTGGGGTAGAACCAGCAGCACTGTCTGGTAACTGTAGGACCTGAAAAGCCCCAGGGGTCTTACATTTGTGGTTCCCTTAAACCTGGGCTTCCAGACTCCAGATGCCAGGAGTCACAGGATAAATACAGGGTATTTTCCTGGAGCATAGCTTTTGCTCAATGTTAACAaaagtttaatcattttaatgttaaaagagCAGGTACTGTATGGGCTTACGATTAAGGCAAACAGGAGACGTTGTAAAAATGGCTGCTTAAGGCCACAGCCTGGGATGCTGGAGCACACAGCTTCCGTCTCTAAGCTGCTTAATGGAAAAGTTTCCCACTGGGTGCTCTATTCCAAAGCTCAATTGTTATGTACCTCATTTAAAggcatttttaatttgaattcagATACTTGCTTTCAGTTAAAGATTAATTTACATTTGACTCATGTTTTCTCATTTAGTCTTTGCACAGAAAAGTCAAGTCATTTGCTTGTGACCACCATgccagggaggctcaggaggtaaagaatctgcctgcagtgtgggagagcctggttcaatccctgggtcagacagaagatctcctggagaagggaatggccactcactccagtattcttgcctggagaattccttggacagaggaacctagtgggctacatagggttgcaaagagccagactctGCCAAGGAAGAATGCCAACACATTCCCAGATCTGTGGACCCCAGGATCTGGGTTCTAGCTCACTCAGCAAGCTGCTGCCCCTGTATACTCTCTGGGATTGGGATAAAAACACTGCAGATTAAGCTCTTGATCTTGAAACAGTAAAGGAGATTTGAGGTTTTAGGTCCAACAATGCAGGGTTCTCCACAGACCTAAGGAGAGAGCAGGCTCTGGGGAGGAGGAAGATGTGGGAGTTCTGGCAAGAAGACTTTGCTTGAGAAAGGATCTGGACCACAGAAGTGTGAATAAGAGCACAGACTCTCACAGGCTCAGGCTAGGAGGGAGATGACCAGGGCATTATGAAACaggggcaatttttttttttttggttggttttaaTAACAGGATCACGTGAGGGCCAAAGTCAGGAAACAGCTCACCCTGTAGGCGGGGGAGAAAACAAAGGCACTGGTCCCTTCCCACCAGGAGAAAGTTAAAGTGTGGACTGAACTTGAGACTGAGAGGCGATAAACAGCAGGCACAGGTGATGCACAAGCTGTGAGTGTCTACAGAGAATCTTGCAAAGGATGCCCCCACCAGCCATTCTGAGTTTTCACTCTGCACCCCGATGGCTCTCATCTGGGTTGTGGGCTTCCTCCTCCTTTCATTTAGCATCCAACACCCCACATCTGCAGGACCCTAATCTACCCCCTCTACTTTATCTTCTGTCACTTAGATTTCAGCCAACCCATCAGTCCCCTACCCCCCAGTGTCAACTAAACTAGTGCCAGCACATAGACTCAGGACACACCTGtctgtgaatgaatgagtgaatgaatgattacCTTCCCCTTGTCCATCTCAGCTCCTGCCACCTTCTCTGCCTGCGACATTATTCCTCACTTCCTTCCTCAAACTCCATCTCAAAGACCACAttctccaagaagatataatttgaagactcactcattcattcatccatccatccattttccAAAGCTCTTTCCATTGATCTTTATAGCCTGTCTTTCCCTAAAGGCCCTTAGGACTATGCCAACCTCTGTGATTGCCCTTCCTACCAGCTTCACTGGAGGCCAGCCTCTAGGCTCCTGCAGGAAAGACCGAGCTCTACAAAATTTCTGGTGAACCACTGAACAGAAGAGGGTTGGGGAGCCTGGGCTTTGTTAGATGTCTAACCGGGAATTGTGGCCAAGTCAATGAGACTTCTCTGTAGTTGGGTGTTGGTGTTGCTTCCTCCTAGAGAGGCGAGTGTGATGATGATTTGCACAGCCATTCATGAAAGGTCCAGGCTGTAGGAGAGGCAATTTCATCCACCTTAAACTCCTCTAACCCACAGGCCCTGGGAGAGGATTCAAACATCTCCTCAACTGCCTCAACTGCTTGGTTCTGGAAATGCTATGAACCAACAAATCAATGCTGGGGGCTCTAAGAAATCCTATTTAAATAAAAGAGTGGGAGCCTAGTGCTAATTACAACATTAGCTTATTAAAGGCTATGCTAATCTCCTACATGAATCATCTCTGTTAATTCCAATAATAACAACTGCATGTGAGGTCTGGGCTACTATTTAccttgttttacagatggggaaagaggGTGGGGAGTGGATTCTAgagtttaaaaactaaattagATCTCAACTGTGAAGGAGACCTTTCTGGTGTAATGCAAATTGATTTGGAAGATACTCTTGGATATTGATTCTAT belongs to Cervus elaphus chromosome 11, mCerEla1.1, whole genome shotgun sequence and includes:
- the TGFA gene encoding protransforming growth factor alpha isoform X1, translating into MVTSAGQLALFALGIFLAVCQALENSTSSLSADPPVAAAVVSHFNDCPDSHRQFCFHGTCRFLVQEEKPACVCHSGYVGARCEHADLLAVVAASQKKQAITALVVVSIVALAVLIITCVLIHCCEVRKHCEWCQALVCRHEKPSALLKGRTACCHSETVV
- the TGFA gene encoding protransforming growth factor alpha isoform X2; translated protein: MVTSAGQLALFALGIFLAVCQALENSTSSLSDPPVAAAVVSHFNDCPDSHRQFCFHGTCRFLVQEEKPACVCHSGYVGARCEHADLLAVVAASQKKQAITALVVVSIVALAVLIITCVLIHCCEVRKHCEWCQALVCRHEKPSALLKGRTACCHSETVV